Proteins from a genomic interval of Danio rerio strain Tuebingen ecotype United States chromosome 4, GRCz12tu, whole genome shotgun sequence:
- the si:ch73-252i11.1 gene encoding uncharacterized protein LOC553517 (The RefSeq protein has 3 substitutions, 1 non-frameshifting indel compared to this genomic sequence) yields MTEAAIIKNICANNGSIAYADLLSALGMYDEAQDVLDVLISRSENCTVGFFSGQKRVIVRTKVRLCRIQNCPACDNLHLCKGFLFGFCRFDRGRRGCRFSHDLDSAHNLMVLMANGLNTLDLKELRVLLLQSDNTLLPAVCHSYNNGVGEYGRCPDAEACKRLHICERYLQGHCDCTRAHDFYEPHPLKTLQDRGVPTELMALMKDLYSNIEALRRTNRNKPNTAPNNRRGPNVNNRRSSSVEFTAANRETEAPATQHTYTEKSEICMYFIKGHCKHGGTCRREHSILPYKWEVKEGSVWKALPDNEAIEKDYCDPTNIYSSGRFPVCFDTMTQGCVAVRRLSTVSSVLQPSFILTTEWLWFWEDEFGNWIQYASADGGHKISSITSAELEQKYQADQSAVLEFSAGSQTYTLSFQDMIQTNKQYKTKKVIRRRPKFVSAADVKTIKSTKRAPISFKTLPEHWDKALTPETGCKRVQLTKTTAEFIKIQELFNRTMRGFTIQNIERIQNKALWEVFQWQKDCMKKNSRGRDVSEKQLFHGTDSKFVDTICLNNFDWRICGVNGTAYGKGSYFARDAKYSHSYTNNSGTRSMFVCRILVGDYTKGDSSYLRPPSKDGGDTVFYDSCVNDVCDPSIFVVFEKHQIYPEYLIQYRDSSEWASPAVRPAVTTTRAVPASIRTTPSYNSSHFTSSNTSSSVKSSHVASSNTSSWVNSSPFNSSPNTASSYNSTSFAYSNSASTTNSSPFNSSPNTSSYVHLSRSASVYSPPPRKPAKAENSCVIS; encoded by the exons ATGACGGAGGCGGCGATTATTAAGAATATCTGCGCTAATAACGGCTCCATCGCCTATGCGGACCTGCTGTCTGCTCTGGGCATGTATGATGAGGCTCAGGATGTCCTGGATGTGCTCATCAGCCGCAGTGAGAACTGCACGGTCGGCTTCTTCAGCGGACAGAAGCGAGTCATCGTCCGTACCAAAGTGCGCCTGTGTCGGATTCAGAACTGCCCCGCCTGCGACAACCTGCACCTGTGCAAAGGCTTTCTGTTCGGGTTTTGCCGTTTCGACAGAGGAAG GAGAGGATGCCGCTTCAGTCATGATCTCGATTCTGCTCATAATCTGATGGTTCTGATGGCTAACGGCCTGAACACACTCGACCTGAAAGAGCTGCGGATCCTGCTTCTGCAGAGCGACAACACACTCCTGCCGgcg GTGTGTCACTCCTATAATAATGGCGTGGGTGAGTACGGCCGCTGTCTGGACGCGGAGGCCTGTAAGCGGCTGCACATCTGCGAGCGCTACCTGCAGGGTCACTGCGACTGCACGCGCGCTCACGACTTCTACGAACCGCATCCGCTGAAGACGCTGCAGGACCGCGGCGTCCCTACTGAGCTCATGGCCCTGATGAAGGATCTGTACTCCAACATCGAGGCCCTGCGGCGGACCAACAGGAACAAACCAAACACGGCTCCAAACAACAGGAGAGGCCCGAATGTGAACAACCGCAGGTCATCCAGTGTGGAGTTTACTGCAGCCAACAGAGAAACTGAGGCGACTCAGCACACTTACACTg AGAAAAGTGAGATCTGCATGTACTTCATCAAAGGACACTGCAAACACGGCG GCACGTGCAGGAGGGAGCACTCCATTCTGCCGTATAAATGGGAAGTTAAGGAGGGATCAGTGTGGAAAGCTCTTCCTGACAACGAGGCCATCGAGAAAGATTACTGTGATCCTACTAATatatacag CTCTGGGCGGTTCCCGGTGTGTTTCGACACCATGACGCAGGGCTGTGTGGCGGTGCGGCGTCTCTCCACGGTGTCCTCTGTCCTCCAGCCCTCCTTCATCCTGACCACCGAGTGGCTCTGGTTCTGGGAGGACGAGTTTGGAAACTGGATCCAGTACGCCAGCGCGGACGGCGGCCATAAGATATCCTCCATCACCAGTGCAGAGCTGGAGCAGAAATATCAGGCGGACCAGAGCGCAGTGCTGGAGTTCAGCGCCGGGTCACAGACGTACACGCTCAGCTTCCAGG ACATGATCCAAACAAACAAGCAGTACAAAACCAAAAAAGTGATCAGACGCCGCCCCAAATTCGTCTCCGCCGCAGATGTGAAGACGATCAAGAGCAC GAAACGAGCACCAATCAGCTTCAAGACTCTGCCGGAGCACTGGGACAAAGCGCTGACTCCTGAAACGGGATGCAAG AGAGTGCAGCTGACAAAAACCACAGCCGAATTCATCAAAATACAGGAGCTGTTCAACCGCACCATGCGGGGATTCACCATCCAGAATATCGAGAGGATCCAGAACAAAGCATTGTGGGAGGTGTTCCAGTG GCAGAAGGACTGCATGAAGAAGAACAGCAGAGGCAGAGATGTGTCCGAGAAGCAGCTCTTCCACGGCACCGACTCCAAATTCGTGGACACAATCTGCCTGAACAACTTTGACTGGAGGATCTGTGGAGTCAACGGGACCGCCTACGGGAAAG GCAGTTATTTTGCCAGGGATGCCAAATATTCTCACAGCTACACCAACAACTCGGGCACGCGCTCCATGTTCGTCTGCCGCATCCTGGTGGGCGACTACACCAAAGGAGACTCCAGCTACCTGCGGCCTCCGTCCAAAGATGGAGGAGACACCGTCTTCTATGACAGCTGTGTGAATGACGTCTGCGACCCGTCTATATTCGTGGTGTTCGAGAAGCACCAGATCTACCCGGAGTATTTAATCCAGTACAGAGACTCCAGCGAGTGGGCATCTCCTGCTGTACGGCCAGCGGTGACCACAACAAGAGCGGTTCCCGCCAGCATCAGGACCACGCCCTCGTATAACTCCTCCCACTTTACCTCATCAAACACCTCCTCCTCTGTTAAATCCTCCCATGTTGCCTCCTCAAACACCTCCTCCTGGGTTAACTCCTCCCCCTTTAACTCTTCCCCCAAC
- the etv6 gene encoding transcription factor ETV6 (The RefSeq protein has 1 substitution compared to this genomic sequence) — protein MSDSPSQQLIIKERSAFSPSASPLPNSTSSPGHVPLAPNTARTEEETSRLPAHLRMQPVFWSREDVCVWLRWAEREFALRPISSGSFQMNGKALLLLTKEDFRYRSPHSGDVLYELLQHILKQRKPHAYFPISPFHTLNDTPPQQHKHEETVRRPVRGTDSAVSLQPPTIELRHRSRSPLHHHHHHLHHLHHRPTSAEDPQQMSAPLPDSNHHLPEDSYPLSVSPAAAANGHCPARDAPPPASPGPEESAPPRVIQLLPSAIMHPLMLSPARGPPAPPQNGRESKAQHQHSGSGGHYSLSAQLPLLDDRHYRNHISLQDEQATPMGRIADCRLLWDYVYQLLSDSRYENYIRWEDRDTKVFRIMDPNGLARLWGNHKNRTNMTYEKMSRALRHYYKLNIIRKEPGQRLLSRFMKTPDEIMSGQTERLEHLESDTDDQIYVKEEC, from the exons gagAGGAGCGCGTTCAGCCCGTCCGCCAGTCCACTGCCAAACTCCACTTCCTCTCCCGGCCATGTGCCGCTCGCACCCAACACTGCCAGAACAGAAGAGGAGACCAGCAGACTGCCTGCACACCTGC gcaTGCAGCCGGTGTTCTGGAGCcgtgaggatgtgtgtgtgtggctgcgcTGGGCGGAGAGAGAGTTTGCGCTGCGGCCGATATCCAGCGGAAGCTTCCAGATGAACGGGAAAGCCCTGCTGCTGCTCACCAAAGAGGACTTCAGATACCGCTCGCCACActcag gtgATGTGTTGTACGAGCTCCTGCAGCACATTCTCAAGCAGAGGAAACCACACGCGTATTTTCCCATCAGCCCCTTCCACACACTGAATGACACGCCACCACAGCAGCACAAACAcgaag aaacGGTACGCCGGCCAGTGCGAGGGACAGACTCTGCTGTCTCCCTGCAGCCGCCCACAATAGAGCTGCGCCACCGCTCACGCTCGcctctccatcatcatcatcatcaccttcatcatcTCCATCACCGGCCCACATCAGCCGAGGACCCGCAGCAGATGTCTGCACCGCTGCCTGACAGCAACCACCACCTGCCTGAGGATTCATACCCGCTGTCTGTATCTCCTGCTGCCGCCGCTAATGGGCACTGCCCTGCTCGGGACGCCCCGCCGCCTGCCAGCCCCGGCCCGGAGGAGAGCGCCCCGCCGCGGGTCATCCAGCTGCTGCCTAGCGCAATCATGCACCCGCTGATGCTGAGCCCGGCCCGTGGCCCACCAGCACCTCCGCAGAACGGCCGCGAGAGTAAAGCGCAGCATCAGCACAGCGGCAGCGGAGGACACTACAGCCTCAGTGCACAGCTCCCTCTGCTGGACGACAGACACTACCGCAACCACATCAGCCTGCAGGATGAGCAGGCCACGCCCATGGGACGCATCGCAG ACTGCCGGCTGCTGTGGGATTACGTCTATCAGCTGCTGTCCGACAGCCGCTATGAGAACTACATCCGCTGGGAGGACCGCGACACCAAAGTCTTCCGCATCATGGACCCCAACGGCCTGGCCCGCCTCTGGGGGAACCACAAG AACAGGACCAATATGACGTATGAGAAGATGTCACGAGCGCTCAGACACTACTATAAACTCAACATCATCCGCAAAGAGCCCGGACAGAGACTACTCTTCAG GTTCATGAAGACGCCAGATGAGATCATGAGCGGTCAGACGGAGCGTCTGGAGCATCTGGAGTCAGACACAGACGATCAGATCTACGTGAAGGAGGAGTGTTGA
- the etv6 gene encoding transcription factor ETV6 isoform X1: MSDSPSQQLIIKQERSAFSPSASPLPNSTSSPGHVPLAPNTARTEEETSRLPAHLRMQPVFWSREDVCVWLRWAEREFALRPISSGSFQMNGKALLLLTKEDFRYRSPHSGDVLYELLQHILKQRKPHAYFPISPFHTLNDTPPQQHKHEETVRRPVRGTDSAVSLQPPTIELRHRSRSPLHHHHHHLHHLHHRPTSAEDPQQMSAPLPDSNHHLPEDSYPLSVSPAAAANGHCPARDAPPPASPGPEESAPPRVIQLLPSAIMHPLMLSPARGPPAPPQNGRESKAQHQHSGSGGHYSLSAQLPLLDDRHYRNHISLQDEQATPMGRIADCRLLWDYVYQLLSDSRYENYIRWEDRDTKVFRIMDPNGLARLWGNHKNRTNMTYEKMSRALRHYYKLNIIRKEPGQRLLFRFMKTPDEIMSGQTERLEHLESDTDDQIYVKEEC; the protein is encoded by the exons caggagAGGAGCGCGTTCAGCCCGTCCGCCAGTCCACTGCCAAACTCCACTTCCTCTCCCGGCCATGTGCCGCTCGCACCCAACACTGCCAGAACAGAAGAGGAGACCAGCAGACTGCCTGCACACCTGC gcaTGCAGCCGGTGTTCTGGAGCcgtgaggatgtgtgtgtgtggctgcgcTGGGCGGAGAGAGAGTTTGCGCTGCGGCCGATATCCAGCGGAAGCTTCCAGATGAACGGGAAAGCCCTGCTGCTGCTCACCAAAGAGGACTTCAGATACCGCTCGCCACActcag gtgATGTGTTGTACGAGCTCCTGCAGCACATTCTCAAGCAGAGGAAACCACACGCGTATTTTCCCATCAGCCCCTTCCACACACTGAATGACACGCCACCACAGCAGCACAAACAcgaag aaacGGTACGCCGGCCAGTGCGAGGGACAGACTCTGCTGTCTCCCTGCAGCCGCCCACAATAGAGCTGCGCCACCGCTCACGCTCGcctctccatcatcatcatcatcaccttcatcatcTCCATCACCGGCCCACATCAGCCGAGGACCCGCAGCAGATGTCTGCACCGCTGCCTGACAGCAACCACCACCTGCCTGAGGATTCATACCCGCTGTCTGTATCTCCTGCTGCCGCCGCTAATGGGCACTGCCCTGCTCGGGACGCCCCGCCGCCTGCCAGCCCCGGCCCGGAGGAGAGCGCCCCGCCGCGGGTCATCCAGCTGCTGCCTAGCGCAATCATGCACCCGCTGATGCTGAGCCCGGCCCGTGGCCCACCAGCACCTCCGCAGAACGGCCGCGAGAGTAAAGCGCAGCATCAGCACAGCGGCAGCGGAGGACACTACAGCCTCAGTGCACAGCTCCCTCTGCTGGACGACAGACACTACCGCAACCACATCAGCCTGCAGGATGAGCAGGCCACGCCCATGGGACGCATCGCAG ACTGCCGGCTGCTGTGGGATTACGTCTATCAGCTGCTGTCCGACAGCCGCTATGAGAACTACATCCGCTGGGAGGACCGCGACACCAAAGTCTTCCGCATCATGGACCCCAACGGCCTGGCCCGCCTCTGGGGGAACCACAAG AACAGGACCAATATGACGTATGAGAAGATGTCACGAGCGCTCAGACACTACTATAAACTCAACATCATCCGCAAAGAGCCCGGACAGAGACTACTCTTCAG GTTCATGAAGACGCCAGATGAGATCATGAGCGGTCAGACGGAGCGTCTGGAGCATCTGGAGTCAGACACAGACGATCAGATCTACGTGAAGGAGGAGTGTTGA
- the etv6 gene encoding transcription factor ETV6 isoform X2 produces MFLSQERSAFSPSASPLPNSTSSPGHVPLAPNTARTEEETSRLPAHLRMQPVFWSREDVCVWLRWAEREFALRPISSGSFQMNGKALLLLTKEDFRYRSPHSGDVLYELLQHILKQRKPHAYFPISPFHTLNDTPPQQHKHEETVRRPVRGTDSAVSLQPPTIELRHRSRSPLHHHHHHLHHLHHRPTSAEDPQQMSAPLPDSNHHLPEDSYPLSVSPAAAANGHCPARDAPPPASPGPEESAPPRVIQLLPSAIMHPLMLSPARGPPAPPQNGRESKAQHQHSGSGGHYSLSAQLPLLDDRHYRNHISLQDEQATPMGRIADCRLLWDYVYQLLSDSRYENYIRWEDRDTKVFRIMDPNGLARLWGNHKNRTNMTYEKMSRALRHYYKLNIIRKEPGQRLLFRFMKTPDEIMSGQTERLEHLESDTDDQIYVKEEC; encoded by the exons ATGTTCCTCAGT caggagAGGAGCGCGTTCAGCCCGTCCGCCAGTCCACTGCCAAACTCCACTTCCTCTCCCGGCCATGTGCCGCTCGCACCCAACACTGCCAGAACAGAAGAGGAGACCAGCAGACTGCCTGCACACCTGC gcaTGCAGCCGGTGTTCTGGAGCcgtgaggatgtgtgtgtgtggctgcgcTGGGCGGAGAGAGAGTTTGCGCTGCGGCCGATATCCAGCGGAAGCTTCCAGATGAACGGGAAAGCCCTGCTGCTGCTCACCAAAGAGGACTTCAGATACCGCTCGCCACActcag gtgATGTGTTGTACGAGCTCCTGCAGCACATTCTCAAGCAGAGGAAACCACACGCGTATTTTCCCATCAGCCCCTTCCACACACTGAATGACACGCCACCACAGCAGCACAAACAcgaag aaacGGTACGCCGGCCAGTGCGAGGGACAGACTCTGCTGTCTCCCTGCAGCCGCCCACAATAGAGCTGCGCCACCGCTCACGCTCGcctctccatcatcatcatcatcaccttcatcatcTCCATCACCGGCCCACATCAGCCGAGGACCCGCAGCAGATGTCTGCACCGCTGCCTGACAGCAACCACCACCTGCCTGAGGATTCATACCCGCTGTCTGTATCTCCTGCTGCCGCCGCTAATGGGCACTGCCCTGCTCGGGACGCCCCGCCGCCTGCCAGCCCCGGCCCGGAGGAGAGCGCCCCGCCGCGGGTCATCCAGCTGCTGCCTAGCGCAATCATGCACCCGCTGATGCTGAGCCCGGCCCGTGGCCCACCAGCACCTCCGCAGAACGGCCGCGAGAGTAAAGCGCAGCATCAGCACAGCGGCAGCGGAGGACACTACAGCCTCAGTGCACAGCTCCCTCTGCTGGACGACAGACACTACCGCAACCACATCAGCCTGCAGGATGAGCAGGCCACGCCCATGGGACGCATCGCAG ACTGCCGGCTGCTGTGGGATTACGTCTATCAGCTGCTGTCCGACAGCCGCTATGAGAACTACATCCGCTGGGAGGACCGCGACACCAAAGTCTTCCGCATCATGGACCCCAACGGCCTGGCCCGCCTCTGGGGGAACCACAAG AACAGGACCAATATGACGTATGAGAAGATGTCACGAGCGCTCAGACACTACTATAAACTCAACATCATCCGCAAAGAGCCCGGACAGAGACTACTCTTCAG GTTCATGAAGACGCCAGATGAGATCATGAGCGGTCAGACGGAGCGTCTGGAGCATCTGGAGTCAGACACAGACGATCAGATCTACGTGAAGGAGGAGTGTTGA
- the etv6 gene encoding transcription factor ETV6 isoform X3, with protein MQPVFWSREDVCVWLRWAEREFALRPISSGSFQMNGKALLLLTKEDFRYRSPHSGDVLYELLQHILKQRKPHAYFPISPFHTLNDTPPQQHKHEETVRRPVRGTDSAVSLQPPTIELRHRSRSPLHHHHHHLHHLHHRPTSAEDPQQMSAPLPDSNHHLPEDSYPLSVSPAAAANGHCPARDAPPPASPGPEESAPPRVIQLLPSAIMHPLMLSPARGPPAPPQNGRESKAQHQHSGSGGHYSLSAQLPLLDDRHYRNHISLQDEQATPMGRIADCRLLWDYVYQLLSDSRYENYIRWEDRDTKVFRIMDPNGLARLWGNHKNRTNMTYEKMSRALRHYYKLNIIRKEPGQRLLFRFMKTPDEIMSGQTERLEHLESDTDDQIYVKEEC; from the exons aTGCAGCCGGTGTTCTGGAGCcgtgaggatgtgtgtgtgtggctgcgcTGGGCGGAGAGAGAGTTTGCGCTGCGGCCGATATCCAGCGGAAGCTTCCAGATGAACGGGAAAGCCCTGCTGCTGCTCACCAAAGAGGACTTCAGATACCGCTCGCCACActcag gtgATGTGTTGTACGAGCTCCTGCAGCACATTCTCAAGCAGAGGAAACCACACGCGTATTTTCCCATCAGCCCCTTCCACACACTGAATGACACGCCACCACAGCAGCACAAACAcgaag aaacGGTACGCCGGCCAGTGCGAGGGACAGACTCTGCTGTCTCCCTGCAGCCGCCCACAATAGAGCTGCGCCACCGCTCACGCTCGcctctccatcatcatcatcatcaccttcatcatcTCCATCACCGGCCCACATCAGCCGAGGACCCGCAGCAGATGTCTGCACCGCTGCCTGACAGCAACCACCACCTGCCTGAGGATTCATACCCGCTGTCTGTATCTCCTGCTGCCGCCGCTAATGGGCACTGCCCTGCTCGGGACGCCCCGCCGCCTGCCAGCCCCGGCCCGGAGGAGAGCGCCCCGCCGCGGGTCATCCAGCTGCTGCCTAGCGCAATCATGCACCCGCTGATGCTGAGCCCGGCCCGTGGCCCACCAGCACCTCCGCAGAACGGCCGCGAGAGTAAAGCGCAGCATCAGCACAGCGGCAGCGGAGGACACTACAGCCTCAGTGCACAGCTCCCTCTGCTGGACGACAGACACTACCGCAACCACATCAGCCTGCAGGATGAGCAGGCCACGCCCATGGGACGCATCGCAG ACTGCCGGCTGCTGTGGGATTACGTCTATCAGCTGCTGTCCGACAGCCGCTATGAGAACTACATCCGCTGGGAGGACCGCGACACCAAAGTCTTCCGCATCATGGACCCCAACGGCCTGGCCCGCCTCTGGGGGAACCACAAG AACAGGACCAATATGACGTATGAGAAGATGTCACGAGCGCTCAGACACTACTATAAACTCAACATCATCCGCAAAGAGCCCGGACAGAGACTACTCTTCAG GTTCATGAAGACGCCAGATGAGATCATGAGCGGTCAGACGGAGCGTCTGGAGCATCTGGAGTCAGACACAGACGATCAGATCTACGTGAAGGAGGAGTGTTGA